The nucleotide sequence ATGCTCGAGCTCGGCCCGGCGGCGCTCCAGAGACCAGCCCAGGGCCTCGGCCATGAGCTCGGCGACCGGCCCGGCGGCCGGCACGCCCCCGCCGGGAGCCGCCAGGGAGACCCGCAACCGTCGTACCAGCATGTCCTCCAGCGTGACGGCCATGGTCGCCCGACAGGCGAAGACGACCTCGGCCCTGAGCCAGGGGAGACCGGGCACGATGGGCCGGGCAAGGTCGGCGTCTTCTTTCATCACCTGCAGCAGCCGTCCCATCTCGTGGCCGTACGTATGCAGCAGCCGCTGGGAGATGGCAGGCTCGAGCCCCATGTGGATGCCTTCGCGAACCAGGTCCGGCCACGCTTCGGGCGCATCGGCCCCGACCAGCGGCAACTGGCGGGTGCGGCAGGCAGGGACGGACATGCCGCCGGCCCCCTGCCGCGCCTCTTCGGCGGCGATGGCGTCCACGGTGTCCTGGGCCATCCGCCGGTAGGCGGTCAGCTTGCCGCCGATGATGCTCACCAGCCCGGGTTCGTGCCGCACCACGGCGTGACGGCGAGAAAGGTCGGCGGAACGGGCACCGGCGCTGATGAGCGGCCGCAGGCCCGCGTACGCGGCGATGACGTCCGAGGTGTCGACGTGCACATTCAGGAACCGCCGCACGTGGCGCAGCAGGTACTCCACGTCCTCGGTCGTCACCGGAGGGTCTTCCGGCGAACCGTCGTACGGCGTGTCGGTCGTCCCGACCACGGCCAGCCCCTCCCACGGCACGACGAACGCAAGCCTGCCGTCCTCCGTCTCCGGCAGCACTAGAGCCGCCTCGCCGATGCCGAGGAGCTCCCGGGGCATCACCAGGTGGACCCCCTTGCTCAGGCTGAGGCGGATGGACCGGTCGCTGCCGGCCAGGGCCGCGACCTGCCCCGCCCATACCCCGCTGGCGTTGACGACCCACCGGGCGGCCACGGTGTACCGGCGCCCGGTGAGGCGGTCCTCCACCTCGGCCCCGGCGACCCGGCCTTCCCGCCGCACCAGGCTCACCGCCCTGGCGTAGTTGACAGGGAGTGCGCCGTAGCGGGCGGCGGTGCGGATGACTGCCATCGTGAGACGGGCGTCATCGGTTTGGGCGTCGTAGTAGAGGGAGGCCTGCTGCAGGCCCTCCCGGCGCAGGTACGGGCACAGTCGCAGCGACTCCGCCAGGCCGATAGCCCGGTGCCGGATCAGCACCATGCGGCCTGCGAGCCGGTCGTACATCCAGAGCCCCGTGCGCATGGCGTAAGGCATGAAAGCCCGCCCTGCCGCCGGAAGGCGCATGCCCATGGGGCGCTTCAACCCCTGGTAGAACGGCACCACGAAAGGCAGGGGCCGCACCAGATGGGGCGCGTTGGCGGCCAGCAGCGAGCGCTCGATGAGCCCCTCGCGCACGAGGCCGAAGTCCAGCATGGGCAGATACCGGATGCCCCCGTGGACGAGCTTGGTCGAACGGCTGCTCGTACCCGAGGCGAAGTCCCACTGCTCCACCAGCCCCACGCGAAGGCCCCGCGTGGCGGCGTCCAGAGCGACCCCGGCTCCGGTGATTCCTCCTCCGATGACGAGGAGGTCGACGCCCGCGGCCTGCATGCCCTCCAGCGTCGACGTACGAGTCGTTGCGGTGAGATCCTCAGCGAGTCCCATACGGCGCGTCGCTCCTTCCACGGCTCTTCCGGCGAAGGCCCGGGCGGGGTAACTTAGTAGCGATGAACGACTTGCCGACTCCAACGAGCTGGCTCGACGAGGTGCGCCAGCGCCGGGTGATCGCCGCCGTGCGCCGGCCGGATGACCTTCGAGCGGTGCAGCGGGCCCGTCTCCCGGTCGTCTTCGTGCTCAACTGCACCATCTTCGACCTGCGGGAAATGGCCCGCGTGTGCCGCGAGACGCGTATCCGGTGCTTCGCCCACCTGGACCTCGTGGAGGGGGTGGGCAAGGACGCGGCCGGGGTGGAGTTCTTGGGGCGGGAGGTCGGGGTCGACGGCATCGTGACGACCCGCAGCGCCTCGATCCGTGACGCCCGGCGGGTCGGGCTGGTCGCAGTCCAGCGCGTCTTTCTCCTCGACTCGGGCTCCCTTGGCACCGCGCTCTCCGTCGTGCGCAGCACCCGGCCCGACGCCGTGGAGATCATGCCGGCCCTCGTGGTGCCTGCCATCGTCCATCGCCTGCCTTTTGCCGACCTGCCGCCGGTCATCGCCGGCGGGCTGGTCCAGACCCTCGAAGAGCTCCATACCGTGCTCGCCACCCCGGTAGTGGCGGTCTCCACCAGCGCGCACGGCCTGTGGGCGTATCGACCCGGCCCCCCGGTCTCGCGCCCATGACAAAACCCCTGACGCGCATGGCTGGCTTGCCACGCACGCAGGGGCTGTCTCCTCGTACTCCGGGCCCTGCGATGTCGGCCTGATGGGCACTTCGTCGCCCGAGGCCGTGCTCCTGCTCCTGCAGTAAAGAGCAGGAAGGTATGGTCCGGAGTCGAATGAACCCCGAGGGACGAGGGCTGGAGATGAGGGAGTGGCCCCGCCCCGGCGTGGGGGAGCATCGGAGTACCGGCGCGCCGGGGCGGGGCCTTTGTGCGCCGGCGCCTCGCCGGCCCGTTTCTCCCTCGGGGTATGGAGGTCACAGGCGCAGCATGGGTCGTCCGGTAGCGGCCGGAGGCGTTGCGCGCGCCGTCCGGACCAGACCGTCGGGTCTGCGTGCCAGGCACGCAAGGGCGCTGGTCGAGGCCGGCGCCTACCTCGGGCCGTCCCTGCTCATCTTTGCCGTCTTCGTCTTCTGGCCGCTGGTGCGGACGCTGAGGCTGAGCTTCTACGTGACCGACCCCCTCGGCCGGCCGGCGGCCTTCGTCGGGCTGGCCCAGTACCTGCGGCTCGTCCGCCCGGCATTCCTCAACAGCCTACACGTAACGCTCCTGTTCGTCCTGTACGTGGTGCCGGCGACCATCCTGCTCGCCCTGGCGCTCGCGGTGCTGGCCAATTTGCGCCTGCGGCGCATTGCCATTTTCCGAGCGTTGTTTTCCTCGAGCATCGCGGTGTCGGGCGCCACCGCCTCCGTCATCTTCCTGTTCATGTACAACCCTGCCATCGGCCCGCTCAACTACCTCCTGCAAAGCGTGGGCCTGCCGGCGCTGCGCTGGCATACCGACGCCGTGAGCGCGCTGCCGTCGGTGGCGCTCACGACCGTCTGGCTGCAGCTGGGGCTCAATACCATCATCCTGCTGGCCGGCATGCAGGGGATCCCCGAGGAGTACTACGAAAGCGCCGCGCTGGACGGCGCGACCTTTTTCACCATCTTTCGCCGGATCACCATGCCGCTGTTGTCACCCTCCATCTTCTTCCTGGCCGTGGTGGACACGCTGTCGGCCTTCCAGACCTTCGCCCCCTTCGAGATCATGACGAAGGGCGGCCCCATGGATGCCACCAATACGCTGGTCTACTCCATCTACCGCGAGTTCTACTTCAACGGGCAGTACGGCTTCGCGGCGGCGCAGTCGGTGGTGCTGTTCATCATCATGCTCCTGCTGACCGTCTTGCAGTTCCGGCTGATGGAGCGGCGGGTGTTTTACCAATGAGCGACATGGCAGGCGAGGCGGCGTCCTCGCCCGGCCCGGTGCGAGCGCGTGCCCTGAGGCGAATCCAGCTCTTGCGGGCAGCGGGGCTCTACGCAGGGCTCTCGGTCGTTGCGATACTGGTCGTCTTCCCCCTGCTCTACGCCCTTGCCACGAGCCTCTTGACGGCGGGGGAGGCTGCGGCTTACCCACCCCGGCTCTTGCCCTCGGGCCTGCGCGTCGAAAACTACCTGCAGGCGCTGAGACAGGCGCCGCTGCCGCGATACTTGCTCAACAGCGTGATCCAGAGTGCGTCGGTGACCCTCGGGCAGCTGGCGACCGCGAGCCTGGCCGGGTTTGCCTTTGCCTTCCTCCAGATACCCGGCAAGCAGTTCCTCTTTTTCGTCTTCCTCGCCACCCTGATGATCCCGTGGGAGGCGACCATCATTCCCAACTACCTGCTCATCCGGAGCATGGGCTGGGCCGACACGTACCAGGGCCTGACCGTGCCGTTCTTGGCCACGGCGTTCGGTACGTTCCTCCTGCGCCAGTTCTTCATGACCATCCCCAAAGACCTGTACGACGCGGCGACCATCGACGGGTGCGGGAGCTTTCGCTTCCTCACCACCATCGCGCTGCCGCTGGCCCGGCCGGCCCTGGGCACCCTGGCGGTCTACGCCTTCTTGCAGACCTACAACCAGTACCTGTGGCCCTTGCTCATCACGAGCAACGCTCACATGCGCACGGTGCAGATCGGGATCGCGCTGCTCCAGGACGAGGAGCGCTTCGCCCTCAACGTGGTGATGGCGGGCGTCGTCATCGTCCTGTTGCCCACGTTCGTGCTGTTCGCGCTCGGCAACCGCCAGCTCATCCGCGGCCTCACGGCCGGCGCCTTCAAGTGAGGCCGGTGTGGGTGTGGGGTGCCCGGAAGGGGGTGATGGGGCGGGGACGGGCGGCAACCAGGGGGTTCACGCGGGGCCTCAGCGAACGGGAGGAGGCACGGTTCGATGGGGAAAGGGACGGTGCGGATCGTCGGCCGCTTCCTGGCGGCTGCCCTCGTGGTGGTGCTGGCCGGCGCGGGGGCGCTGGCAGCGCCGGTCAAGATCACGTTCTGGCACAGCATGGGCGGCGACCTGGGCGGCCGGTCGATCCCGGAGATGGTGGACCGGTTCAACAAGTCGCAAACCATGTGCGTGGTCGAGGCCAGCTACCAGGGCACCTACGATGACGCGCTCAACAAGCTCAAGGCAGGGCTGCAGTCGAAGGACATCCCCGCGGTCATCCAGCTCTACGACATCGCCACGCGCCTCATGATCGACCTCGGGGTGGCGGTTCCCGTCCAGGAGTTCGTGGACAAGGAGGGCTACGACCTCTCCGACTTCGAGCGCAACGTGCTGGCGTACTACTCGGTCGGCGGCAAGCTCTACTCGATGCCCTTCAATACGTCCAACCCGCTCCTCTACTATAACGTCGACGCCTTTCGCAAAGCAGGCCTCGACCCCGGGCGGCCCCCTCGCACCTTCGACGAGGTGCTGCAGGTCGGGCGCAAGCTGACGGTCAAGGACAGCGCCGGCCACGCCGCGCAGTACGGCATATCGCTCGCGATCTACGGGTGGTTCTTCGAGCAGTTCCTGGCGGTCTCCGGAGGGTACTACGTCAACAACGGCAACGGGCGGGACAGCCGGGCCACCGAGGCCACGTTCAACGGCCCGCAGGGCGTGCGGGTGCTCGACTGGTGGAAGCGGCTGTTCGACGAGGGCGTCAACCTCAACCTGGGCCGCCGGACGGTGGACGCCCGCAACGCGTTCACCGCCGGGCGGGCCGCCATGGTGATCGACTCCACGGCGACGCTGCGCAGCCTGCTGGACGCCTCGACCGGGAGGTTCGAGCTCGGGACGGGCTTCCTTCCGAGGCCGAGCGAGCAGGCTTTCAGCAACTGGGGCACCATCATCGGGGGCGCCTCGTTGTGGATCCTCAAGGATCGGCCCGAGGCCGAGCGCAAGTGCGCGTGGGAGTTCGTGAAGCACATGGCTTCGCCCAAGGAGCAAGCCTTTTGGTACACCGTCTCCGGGTACTACCCGATCCGCCTGTCGGGGTACAACGAACCCCTGGCCATCGAGTGGCGAGAGAAGTATCCGCAGTTCGAGACGGCGATCCAACAGCTGCACCTGGCGCCCAACAACCGGGTCACCCAGGGGGCACTGATCGGGGTCTTCCCGCAGGCTCGCCAGACGATCGAGGGAGCCATCGAAACGGTGCTCGCCGGGAGAGCCACGCCCAAGGTGGCTCTCGACCAGGCAGCC is from Limnochorda sp. L945t and encodes:
- a CDS encoding glycerol-3-phosphate responsive antiterminator; the encoded protein is MNDLPTPTSWLDEVRQRRVIAAVRRPDDLRAVQRARLPVVFVLNCTIFDLREMARVCRETRIRCFAHLDLVEGVGKDAAGVEFLGREVGVDGIVTTRSASIRDARRVGLVAVQRVFLLDSGSLGTALSVVRSTRPDAVEIMPALVVPAIVHRLPFADLPPVIAGGLVQTLEELHTVLATPVVAVSTSAHGLWAYRPGPPVSRP
- a CDS encoding glycerol-3-phosphate dehydrogenase/oxidase; protein product: MGLAEDLTATTRTSTLEGMQAAGVDLLVIGGGITGAGVALDAATRGLRVGLVEQWDFASGTSSRSTKLVHGGIRYLPMLDFGLVREGLIERSLLAANAPHLVRPLPFVVPFYQGLKRPMGMRLPAAGRAFMPYAMRTGLWMYDRLAGRMVLIRHRAIGLAESLRLCPYLRREGLQQASLYYDAQTDDARLTMAVIRTAARYGALPVNYARAVSLVRREGRVAGAEVEDRLTGRRYTVAARWVVNASGVWAGQVAALAGSDRSIRLSLSKGVHLVMPRELLGIGEAALVLPETEDGRLAFVVPWEGLAVVGTTDTPYDGSPEDPPVTTEDVEYLLRHVRRFLNVHVDTSDVIAAYAGLRPLISAGARSADLSRRHAVVRHEPGLVSIIGGKLTAYRRMAQDTVDAIAAEEARQGAGGMSVPACRTRQLPLVGADAPEAWPDLVREGIHMGLEPAISQRLLHTYGHEMGRLLQVMKEDADLARPIVPGLPWLRAEVVFACRATMAVTLEDMLVRRLRVSLAAPGGGVPAAGPVAELMAEALGWSLERRRAELEHYQERAERAAAWR
- a CDS encoding ABC transporter substrate-binding protein, giving the protein MGKGTVRIVGRFLAAALVVVLAGAGALAAPVKITFWHSMGGDLGGRSIPEMVDRFNKSQTMCVVEASYQGTYDDALNKLKAGLQSKDIPAVIQLYDIATRLMIDLGVAVPVQEFVDKEGYDLSDFERNVLAYYSVGGKLYSMPFNTSNPLLYYNVDAFRKAGLDPGRPPRTFDEVLQVGRKLTVKDSAGHAAQYGISLAIYGWFFEQFLAVSGGYYVNNGNGRDSRATEATFNGPQGVRVLDWWKRLFDEGVNLNLGRRTVDARNAFTAGRAAMVIDSTATLRSLLDASTGRFELGTGFLPRPSEQAFSNWGTIIGGASLWILKDRPEAERKCAWEFVKHMASPKEQAFWYTVSGYYPIRLSGYNEPLAIEWREKYPQFETAIQQLHLAPNNRVTQGALIGVFPQARQTIEGAIETVLAGRATPKVALDQAAQSVTDAIWQYNLTTGR
- a CDS encoding carbohydrate ABC transporter permease → MSDMAGEAASSPGPVRARALRRIQLLRAAGLYAGLSVVAILVVFPLLYALATSLLTAGEAAAYPPRLLPSGLRVENYLQALRQAPLPRYLLNSVIQSASVTLGQLATASLAGFAFAFLQIPGKQFLFFVFLATLMIPWEATIIPNYLLIRSMGWADTYQGLTVPFLATAFGTFLLRQFFMTIPKDLYDAATIDGCGSFRFLTTIALPLARPALGTLAVYAFLQTYNQYLWPLLITSNAHMRTVQIGIALLQDEERFALNVVMAGVVIVLLPTFVLFALGNRQLIRGLTAGAFK
- a CDS encoding carbohydrate ABC transporter permease; protein product: MGRPVAAGGVARAVRTRPSGLRARHARALVEAGAYLGPSLLIFAVFVFWPLVRTLRLSFYVTDPLGRPAAFVGLAQYLRLVRPAFLNSLHVTLLFVLYVVPATILLALALAVLANLRLRRIAIFRALFSSSIAVSGATASVIFLFMYNPAIGPLNYLLQSVGLPALRWHTDAVSALPSVALTTVWLQLGLNTIILLAGMQGIPEEYYESAALDGATFFTIFRRITMPLLSPSIFFLAVVDTLSAFQTFAPFEIMTKGGPMDATNTLVYSIYREFYFNGQYGFAAAQSVVLFIIMLLLTVLQFRLMERRVFYQ